TAGACGATATATATCACCCACCCCTAGGTTTCAAGtaaaaacatagactgtatataaagatgaacaacaaaACATATTGATTTATGTAGTATCATAATCATACTACATATGGTTACATGCGTCAAGTGGTTTGTTAAACTGAGGGAACGGCTTGCATCCATGTATCCATGTAGCCACTTTCTGATGTAATTGTTCTCAGTTTtgaactagaatggctctcaaTAGAACGTGTACCTATGCCAAGGCCAAACTGTCTGcttaaattcagtcaaactGCACCGAGTTGCACACAGTCCttgatatcagtcccctaactAGACCCAAGgtcctgggaaattggtgaaaatgtcaaaaaaattcTGTCTTgcaatgtaaaagaaatctGTGCCtaaattttattgtttttttcttgacctgtcacatccttccaccaaatttcgtGGAAAACCGCTAAGTAGTTtgtgcataatcctgctgaccaaCTAACCCAGCAACcaaatcataacctccttgggggGGGTAATCCATTTTAATACAGTGGTGGGAAATGGAAACTTAATTTAAGTGTCCAAAAGCACTGAAAATGATGCAGATGGACATTGGTACAGTAGTGTTCATTCCACTTTGTTGTGGATTCAATTTGAAATACTCACGTAGCCACTGTGCTAAAATATCCAGAGTAGCCTTTTGGCTGCTCAACTCATAAGTTTACAAAGGCATCACATGTattaataatgatgatgtttGTCTGCCCACAGGTAATCTGAAGCAGAGAAATGGATTGTCTACTAGAGATTAAACTGAAAATCTCTCCAACGTCAACACATCCTGTAATACAGTGTGTAATTCAAGACGACCTCAAGAGTCTCAAAAAATTACTGAGGGACAATGACATTAATGGACTGTTCCCCTGCAATGAGTTGGGTCATTTTATAACCCCACTGATTGCTGCTGTTGTATATCAAAAGAGTGATATTGGCATTTACCTTCTAAAGGAGAATGGCGATCCAAATGCTTTTTCCAAAAAGATCTTGACACCTTTGCATTACGTTGGATGGCACAATGCACCGGGAATTTTTGCAAGGATGTTACTTGATGCGGGCGCTGATCCAAACGGATGTTTGGATCAGCGATTCACACCTCTGCAAATAGCCAGCATTTATGACAGGGATGATGTCATGAAAGAGCTCCTCTCTGCTGGTGCACCGGTAAACTTGATACATGCGACTAAACCTGAAGATGAATCTTTCAATCATAAAATAGCTCAGACAATTTTTAGGTTGGCTTCCAGTGGAGATGAACGATCCTCCAAATTAAAGGATTTTGTGGAACTGAAAATTGCTCTGCTACACGGACAAAAACCAGAAGAAGTGTTTAGAACTTTTGACAGTCGTATGCTATTGGTTGATCCTCAGAGTCATCAGACCATGATTGAAATACTCTTTACTGTTACTGGGACAGATGAAGACAAATACTGCAGAGAAAGCATCAAATGGCTGAAAGAAACTGGAAATTTGAACTCCTTCATTACAGGGGCAGTGAGTCGCCTTCCAAAAATTCATCAGCAACATGTATATTGTTCGATAAAGAGTTTACATGCAGTCTTTTGCACAATGGAGCAGATCCCAGTTGAGCAAGCACTGGCTATCATCCCACAACTATTGGAAAGACTTGGCTGCAAAGAGAGAACTGATATTAAGCTGTTAGAAGCTGTTCAGTCAACACTATATGTgataacacagaaaacacaagtcaCAAATGGCTGGCATCCCAGTTTTATTGAGAAGTTGTGTGGGACAGTTGCTCCTTTTGTCAACGATCAATACTCCTCTGACATCCGAGTCTACACATATGGCATAGTTGAAAACTTGTTGTCTGTTGAACATGCCGTTAGCATCTTTACATCAGTGGGGATAACGTCAGTGCCAGAGGACAAACTGGAATCTGCagatatgaaaatg
The genomic region above belongs to Hippoglossus hippoglossus isolate fHipHip1 chromosome 18, fHipHip1.pri, whole genome shotgun sequence and contains:
- the LOC117752163 gene encoding uncharacterized protein LOC117752163 yields the protein MDCLLEIKLKISPTSTHPVIQCVIQDDLKSLKKLLRDNDINGLFPCNELGHFITPLIAAVVYQKSDIGIYLLKENGDPNAFSKKILTPLHYVGWHNAPGIFARMLLDAGADPNGCLDQRFTPLQIASIYDRDDVMKELLSAGAPVNLIHATKPEDESFNHKIAQTIFRLASSGDERSSKLKDFVELKIALLHGQKPEEVFRTFDSRMLLVDPQSHQTMIEILFTVTGTDEDKYCRESIKWLKETGNLNSFITGAVSRLPKIHQQHVYCSIKSLHAVFCTMEQIPVEQALAIIPQLLERLGCKERTDIKLLEAVQSTLYVITQKTQVTNGWHPSFIEKLCGTVAPFVNDQYSSDIRVYTYGIVENLLSVEHAVSIFTSVGITSVPEDKLESADMKMNDKLKEVLRRLKDCEGRKGAMVLKSSWG